The sequence below is a genomic window from Neoarius graeffei isolate fNeoGra1 chromosome 4, fNeoGra1.pri, whole genome shotgun sequence.
GTACTAGACCTGCTACTGTATATACACTGCTCTGCCAAAAATAGTTGCGCACTCTAGTTTTGTTTGGAATGCCTTTTTGCTTTGATTAAAGCATGCATTTGCCATggcattgttttgataaacttatgcaatgtcacaacattttatttcagtccagagttgtgtTAATATTTCAcggagatcttgtgttgaggatgggagagtcaaaccactgCGTAAAGTCTTCTTCAGCACAGGCCAAAGattctcagtggggttaaggttgggactctgtggtggtcaattcatgtgtaaaaatgtttcctgaaccactctttcacaatctgagccctaattttatgcctgtgtcatcagggaagaaaaaaatctgtTGTAATAACCGGGTCATTCACGTCATCTGCTGACTtcgttttattgccccataacgttgctgagccttgGCCTAACCAACTGAAGCAattccagatcataacactgcttccagaggcttgtacagtggccactatacatgatggatgcatcacttcgtgctcttcccttcttaccctgacgctCCCATTgctcaggaatagggtaaatctggtcTTAttaaaccacatgacctttttccattaccCCAGAGTACAATGTTTATGCTTcagagcaaattgaagccttttctcctgattagtctcacgaacaagtggttttcttatggccacacagctgtttagtaccagtcctgtgagttctcattacACTGAGAGTGTAGAAATGTTCTTAATCTCACTATTAAACACAGCTGTGAGTtctactggcttttttttttaaaaatgattcaacttcaccaagcatttaagtgatctccgtCATGGTTAGTCAGAatcttttccaaccacattttttccatgaagttgatgATTCACcattatccttccaggttttaataatgtgttgtacagttcttaacccaattccagtcatttcagcaatctccttagttattttctttgcttgatgcaggccaagaatttgacccttctgaaatatgagaagctactcactgcatcagttagggttaaaagaattgttgccagctgaaatatGTTAATcagtgcagtaattatccaatcaaaggctcttatgtatttgcttatttaaatccaaatggcgacTTTTTTTTTGGCCGGGCAGTGTAGTTTGATGGAAATATGAATATCAAGCTCTATGCTAACATGATTATTTTATTTCCATTATATGTTATGTCAGGAACAGCACATGATGGGGTGTGCTGTTATCGAAAAATTATAACAACAGGGTGATGTGCTGCAGCACGTCCTGAATTGTTTCATTATtcttgtaccacagcaatttgccagcacTAATGAGATGAGAACGAAATGTCGTACTTTTTGTCCATTTGTAGTTACATTGAATGTTGTGGGACTGTCATGAAACAAGTTTCTGTTATAATTTATAActgttatacatacacacactcttcatctCTGAAGGTAATAAGCCAAAAAACACAGCTTGCCATGTTATCTGTAAACCGCAAAGTTCTCTATGTTGATGTCTTTCCTGTGGTTGAAATTTAAAGAAATTTAAAATTTTAAAAGACCCTTTCCAAAAAAATGCTAAATTAGCATCTTAAATACAATTTCACTATATCAACACctaaggtggtttttttttttttttttaaatttctttacATGGAGCATCCACCATACAAGACACTATATACAGTAATGTTTTAGAGCAAGCACTTTCatttaaacctgtgatttgccttgtagGTGGAAAATTATTCAACCCATTATGACCaaccagaattgagaattcaatagTGCTGCGGTGTAAAGACACGTTAATAATGGATGTATGGTTTCATTGTTCGCATACATTAGTAGAATCGAGGGATGCACTGATCCAATGCTGAATTATTGGTATCAGGGTTGATCCTGAACGTTGGATCAGTTTTGGATTTGGCATATGTTCTAACGTtacatttttacataaaaaaaaatggGTGTTGATTGACACAATGCAAATCTTTTAACATCTTTAAAATCAATGTTCAATATACAACATGACTTTTCTTAAAGCCCTGGTGAAATTAGCTTCTTACTATTAACTGTAGCTTGTGATGGATTTACCATTGACTGCAATCGAAAGAACAATGTTGGTCTTTCACAGCTGAGGAATTACTGAATTTCCTTGGGTATTGCATATGTTTTTAGTATTTTTCTATCAGCAATCACAACTGTGACATTTTGCTTAACGTGGCAACAAAGTCACAGAGTGCTTCGCAGAGTTTGCTTGCATAGTATGTTCAGTATCGGATCAGTGTTGGGTCGTGGCCAAAGCTCCGAGCTCAAATATAAGTgttgtcaataaaagaaaatgagggattggtgcatCTCTCAGGAAATCTGATTGTTCAAGGTAAAGATAAACAAGTAAATAATTTTTCAATTAAAATCTGCCAGGTGAGAGCTATGCAGTTGAGGTGAAGTACCAAGTTCATCACTATGGCTGCTTCCCAGCCACCATGTACTTTGAGTTCTGCCCCGAGTCTGAGTCTTCAGACCCCCCCAAACCTTTCTGCATTGTGAGGGAGATTGAGGCAATGGTGCACACTCAGCTGGGCACTGAGCTGGGCCCAACAAGTCCGTATAGACCCAGAAAGAGAGGGCAGACACGCCCCGAGGACCGAGTGGTAGAGGACGGTGTGCCTCCTAAGAGGTAAgcttgctggaatgtagtgtacaTGTTCACACAACAAGTGTGGATTACAAAAGCTAGCTAAATTGGTGGAAATTAGTTACCTTGCCAAGTAGTAAGTAGTCTTTTGAGCACTGTTTACTGGCACAATTTTATTTTTGGTAAATACGTTTGAGTACATTTTGATAGGCAGAATCTACTTTCTACTCTAACATGTCAGATATCAAGTGTCACAGTAGTCAATAGCCTTTGGCAGTACTAAAATTCCCTGTAGCTGCCTTGAGAAGATTTGCGTGCAACATGCATTATATTGAATGTATTTACTTTGATTCAGTGTCATTATTCTTTCATTTGTTTCTGTTCTCTGAAGCAGCATAACACATGCTTTAATACCGACCATGAAGCTGAAGCCCTATGAGTACTCCACTTACTTGAAGAACTTGGTCCGACACTGGGATGACATTGAGAAACTTTCCTCTACAGCGAGGCAGCAGCTTCCCAGAGTGAGGTGAGCTTCTGTCAGTCAGAAATATTTACCACGAAGGTTCTGTCTACTTGGGTACAGGACAACTTTGACATGCAAAAAAACCCAGCATAATCTCATTTATTAGCAGTGTAAGCTATATTTATTAAGTCACACAAAACGTTTTGCACGCTCGTATCTTCATTTTAGGGAAAGGTGAACGTTCTACTATTCGTACAAAATGATTGTGGATGCTTAATGCTTTACGTCTTAAGCAACAATGATGTATATATTTGTCAGACTTTCATAATGTCTTAAATCTAATAGGCCACATGTTCAATGCCCATATGTTTTGAATATTTTGTAACTTAGCTTGCGCTAAAACTATGCGCACACAACAAATGTACACTAGTGCATGCATTACCATCGCTTACTGAAGATTTTTCCTATTTTCAGAGGTGTGTTGGAGAAGCCCCTGTCTATAAAGAAGTACGCTGAACGTTTCCACCTTGTCCTGCACCTAGAGGAGATTCAAATGGAAGAAGATATAAAGAAGTATGATCTGTATGGCCAGACCATGAAACAGGACAAAACTAACAAAAACCTACTTGTACTGCAGGTGAGTGCCAACTCTCATGTCTTAAAAAATAGGTGTAACTGGTATAATATGCCTTCCCAAGGTAATTCAACACCATTTTGAATGCCAACTCAAAATGGTGTTAAATTACCTTGGGAAGGCATATTACACCAGTTAcacctatttttattttttttctctcactgTCTCAGGTACCTGGAGTGGCAGAGAACAGGCCGTCTGTGCTAAGAGGAGAtgacttgactgtttatttgtctGAAGATAAAACCCAGCCTATCACCACGTACAAAGGCTATGTTCATCGTGTAGAGTTGGAGAGTGTTAAGCTGGGATTTTCGAAGAAGTAAGGAGGACAAAAAACCTTGAGAATCAGTATTTTATTATACCATGGCTTTATATGCTACAGTTGGGCCCCTTTTGTTTTTTAGGCTTCTACAGAAGTTCATTGCCAATATGAAGTTCAACGTGGAGTTCAGCTTCAACCGTTTCCCACTTAGACTCCAGCATCGAGCTGTACAGCTGGCTGCTGAACACGGGCTGGGAGATGTGTTGTTTCCCACTCACAATGGAGTCAAGCAGGCAGCATTGCCAAAGCTAAAGTAACTCAAATACAATGGTTAACTTCATAGGATAATACAAATGATATTTGTTGAATACATTGTAAATTATCGTGACCTGATTTGCTGTTCTGTGCAGGATGTACAACCGAGATCTGGAGACCAACCCTGAGCAGAAGGCGGCTGTGCAACACATTTTGTCTGGCCAGTATAAACCTGCCCCATACCTGATCTTTGGCCCACCTGGCACAGGAAAAACTGTCACTCTGGTGGAGGCCATAAAACAGGCAAGTCGTTGCATATTTACATATGCAGAGTTGCATAAGTTCTGAATGTACATTGTTGGATAATCCAATAGCACCCCTTCCTGGACCTTGGAACCAAATCCATTGAGTAAATGTGCTCAATTTTGGCTTGATGATTCAATCCAAACATTCATCAAGATCATCACAAGGGTCCAAAAGATGCTATAAAATGTATCGATGGAACAAATCTGACAGAATTTGGCAATACTCAGTGCATTTAAAAAGAAGCATAAGGACCGTCATAATGAAAACAGTTAAACCATTGGTGTGTTTGGATGTCTGCCTGTTTTAGGTGAATAAATCTGGTCCTGGTGTCCATGTTCTGGCCTGTGCTCCTTCTAATAGTGCTTGTGATCTGCTCTGTGAGAGGTTGCTGGGATTCGTGGATACTCACCGTCTGTTTCGTCTCTATGCCAGCAGTAGGGACCCCCGTGCTGTACCACAGAAACTACTGGTATGTGTACTTGCTACATAATTGATCCTGTAGAAAAGTTTGTTTTGAGATTTATTTATCTTTGAAATGGTGTGTCTGTTTTAAAGAAATGCAGTAACTGGGTTGAAAGTCAGGGCAGTTTCATCCTGCCCCCTAAAGAAACTCTAATGAAGTACACCATCATTGTGGTCACGCTCATCACTGCTGGAAGGTAAAAGCCGCTCAACCGTAACACTGTTTTATAACTAGACTTAGAATAACAAGATTTAGCTTAGGAGTTGATAAGTGAACCTCGAGACTCAACTAGAGTTTATCTACAAAGCTTTTATACATATGACTGTGACAGAAAATGTTGAAACCGAAAATTTTTTGCCACTCATCTTACCTCTAAGAATGACCTTCATTCAACGTTATGTATAATTGTGTTCCTGAACCACTAGTTGTACTGTTTTCAGGCTTGTAACGGGAGGCGTCCCAGTGGGTCACTTCACACACATCTTCATAGATGAGGCCGGACAAGCTGTGGAACCTGAATGTGTTGTCGGAATTGCAGGTAAGCAAGTATGGCAGTCTGAAAGCGCAAGATGATTTCTATTGTCATTTCTACAATTATTTTTTCCACAGGTCTTCTCCATCCTGAGAAGAGCCACCTGATTTTGGCTGGAGACCCTAAGCAGCTCGGCCCTGTCCTTAGATCTCCACTGGCTCAACAACACGGACTGGGTAACTCGCGCTGTTGTATGAATAAATATAGAATATTCCGAATATTTAAGCTTCTTACATTTACTCTGGAGCCCAAAATTCAGTGTCGAACTTGCTTTTTATCTGTAATATCCATGGGTGTGAAACAGGGCTTTCGTTGTTGGAAAGACTGATGACCCAAAACCCGCTCTATCAGAAGAACCAAGATGACCACCAGAATTACGACACTTGCTTTGTCACCAAGCTACTACGTAACTACAGGTGCCATTTTCATTTCTCCTTTGGCTTTGTTTCCATGGTTAGATTTTTATTCCAACTGGTACTGAAACtaattaatatgcaattattGAATTTATTTACTTTTCAGGTCTCATCCTGCCATTCTGAAAATCCCTAATGAACTTTTTTATGAAGATGAGCTACAAGTGTTTGCAAATCAGATGGAGCGAGAGGCCTTCTGCCAGTGGGAGCACCTTCCGAAAAAGGTACTTCAGTCTAATGTTTCGTAGCTGTTCCCATCAGAAATTTTAGCAGCTCTTAGCTATTCACAAAGTAATGTTATGactactcctgtggaggacatggCTTGTTATGGCTGGTCCTGGGTGCTGAGTCTTCAATTTGGCAACATTTTGTTGTGTTGATTAGGGCTTTCCAGTGATATTCCATGGGGTGATGGGAAAAGATGACAGAGAAGCAAACAGTCCGTCCTTTTTCAATGTGAACGAGATAGAGGTTCTCGTCAGCTACCTCAAAAAACTCCTGCAAAGTCATGGAAAGAAAGGTCTGCCCAAACTCCATGCCACTGACATTGGCATCATTGCTCCCTACAGGAAGCAAGTAAGAACATTTCATAGGTAATTTTAGTATCTATGTGGATAGATTCATGATTCATTAACTTGAAAATATATTTTTCCAGGTGGAGAAAATGCAGAAAGCTCTCAAAACAGTAAAAGAACTACATCAGTGGAAAGACATTAAGGTTTGTCAGCTTTTCCTTTGGAAGTGGCCtatatttacctccgccaaggaagtTATGTCTTTGGTGCAGTTTGTTTGGCTGtaagcaggattgtgcaaaacctATCAACATGATTTCCATTGAACTTGGTGGAAGTGTTTGGCATGGGCTAAGGAAgaacccattaaattttggagtggATCTGAGTCATAAGGCACTTTAACTTTCACTAACATTGGGGAAAAGTTTGGCCTTTGAGAAAGTCTGTGCTCAAAAATGCCATACATTTTtaaatccagtagatggcagaaaAGTTCAGTGGTAATaaaacatagccagtgtagaaatatGATGACTTTATACACATTCACaggtaccagtaatcctctgggatacacatgtaggcacataattctaataattttggaaatatatccacACGTATAAAGTGGTTGTAGGTTTGTATATCATAGAAGAGTCAACTTTTGTCCTTGGCAGAGTTCCGCACTCTCCAAGTGCCCTTCGAGTTAAAGACCTGATAATGATAAGGTTCTGACTTTGGTAAGCATTTATTTACATTACTGATTTATatgtaggtggcacagtggtgtagtggttagcactgtcgcctcacagcaagaaggttctgggttcgagccccgtggccggtgagggcctttctgtgcggagtttgcatgttctccccgtgtctgcgtgggtttcctctgggtgctctggtttcccccacagtccaaagacatgcaggttaggttaattggtggctctcaattgaccgtgggtgtgaatggttgtttgtctctttgtcagCCCTATGacaatttggcaacttgtccagggtgtaccccgcctctcacccatagtcagctgggataggctccagcttgcctgcagtcctatacaggataagtggttctggataatggatggatggatatgtgagAGAGAAAATATTTTACACCAAAATTATTACATAAAATATACATTTGAAAAGTTGTATT
It includes:
- the mov10a gene encoding putative helicase mov-10-B.1 isoform X2, which gives rise to MSSLREVYEVGLDFIEFLGERRSKTDKKELRDIYNSEFRREKGPNFCRLVNALVWFNKASMRQGKLVLHAKTQVRLYYCDQWRSSPRSNPTVGSRPDHEGNTAPESRQGVLYSSPKVNPVLTPKRKLAQEILKKLRTNRPQLISDKGSIEITSSPPSKNGKVVLNIELLDTVCVVTFQIVNKGQKCIHFTFYTALHKIRCFTLVDERRVSRVSPLLLCPGESYAVEVKYQVHHYGCFPATMYFEFCPESESSDPPKPFCIVREIEAMVHTQLGTELGPTSPYRPRKRGQTRPEDRVVEDGVPPKSITHALIPTMKLKPYEYSTYLKNLVRHWDDIEKLSSTARQQLPRVRGVLEKPLSIKKYAERFHLVLHLEEIQMEEDIKKYDLYGQTMKQDKTNKNLLVLQVPGVAENRPSVLRGDDLTVYLSEDKTQPITTYKGYVHRVELESVKLGFSKKLLQKFIANMKFNVEFSFNRFPLRLQHRAVQLAAEHGLGDVLFPTHNGVKQAALPKLKMYNRDLETNPEQKAAVQHILSGQYKPAPYLIFGPPGTGKTVTLVEAIKQVNKSGPGVHVLACAPSNSACDLLCERLLGFVDTHRLFRLYASSRDPRAVPQKLLKCSNWVESQGSFILPPKETLMKYTIIVVTLITAGRLVTGGVPVGHFTHIFIDEAGQAVEPECVVGIAGLLHPEKSHLILAGDPKQLGPVLRSPLAQQHGLGLSLLERLMTQNPLYQKNQDDHQNYDTCFVTKLLRNYRSHPAILKIPNELFYEDELQVFANQMEREAFCQWEHLPKKGFPVIFHGVMGKDDREANSPSFFNVNEIEVLVSYLKKLLQSHGKKGLPKLHATDIGIIAPYRKQVEKMQKALKTVKELHQWKDIKVGSVEEFQGQEKMVIMVSAVRSSNNYVKMDQEFNIGFLTNEKRFNVAMTRAKALLIVVGNPVILSKNPTWQSFFQYCGQEQGYTGFDYRDFEGEDDVVTRLASLKISTSTDEIEESAVQQQVHPEWRSEQ
- the mov10a gene encoding putative helicase mov-10-B.1 isoform X1; protein product: MSSLREVYEVGLDFIEFLGERRSKTDKKELRDIYNSEFRREKGPNFCRLVNALVWFNKASMRQGKLVLHAKTQVRLYYCDQWRSSPRSNPTVGSRPDHEGNTAPESRQGVLYSSPKVNPVLTPKRKLAQEILKKLRTNRPQLISDKGSIEITSSPPSKNGKVVLNIELLDTVCVVTFQIVNKGQKCIHFTFYTALHKIRCFTLVDERRVSRVSPLLLCPGESYAVEVKYQVHHYGCFPATMYFEFCPESESSDPPKPFCIVREIEAMVHTQLGTELGPTSPYRPRKRGQTRPEDRVVEDGVPPKSSITHALIPTMKLKPYEYSTYLKNLVRHWDDIEKLSSTARQQLPRVRGVLEKPLSIKKYAERFHLVLHLEEIQMEEDIKKYDLYGQTMKQDKTNKNLLVLQVPGVAENRPSVLRGDDLTVYLSEDKTQPITTYKGYVHRVELESVKLGFSKKLLQKFIANMKFNVEFSFNRFPLRLQHRAVQLAAEHGLGDVLFPTHNGVKQAALPKLKMYNRDLETNPEQKAAVQHILSGQYKPAPYLIFGPPGTGKTVTLVEAIKQVNKSGPGVHVLACAPSNSACDLLCERLLGFVDTHRLFRLYASSRDPRAVPQKLLKCSNWVESQGSFILPPKETLMKYTIIVVTLITAGRLVTGGVPVGHFTHIFIDEAGQAVEPECVVGIAGLLHPEKSHLILAGDPKQLGPVLRSPLAQQHGLGLSLLERLMTQNPLYQKNQDDHQNYDTCFVTKLLRNYRSHPAILKIPNELFYEDELQVFANQMEREAFCQWEHLPKKGFPVIFHGVMGKDDREANSPSFFNVNEIEVLVSYLKKLLQSHGKKGLPKLHATDIGIIAPYRKQVEKMQKALKTVKELHQWKDIKVGSVEEFQGQEKMVIMVSAVRSSNNYVKMDQEFNIGFLTNEKRFNVAMTRAKALLIVVGNPVILSKNPTWQSFFQYCGQEQGYTGFDYRDFEGEDDVVTRLASLKISTSTDEIEESAVQQQVHPEWRSEQ